One window of Catharus ustulatus isolate bCatUst1 chromosome 3, bCatUst1.pri.v2, whole genome shotgun sequence genomic DNA carries:
- the LOC116993742 gene encoding cytochrome c oxidase assembly factor 6 homolog, translated as MAAPTMEERKACWEARDEFWQCLDSHGDGAAECQKLRRAFEARCPQQWVKHFDKRRDFLKYKKKLETEGYHPPEAAGKS; from the exons ATGGCGGCGCCGACGATGGAGGAGAGGAAGGCGTGCTGGGAGGCCCGGGACGAGTTCTGGCAGTGCCTGGACAGCCACGGCGATGGCGCCGCCGAGTGCCAGAAGCTGCGCCGCGCCTTCGAGGCGCGCTGCCCGCAGCAGTGG GTTAAACACTTTGACAAAAGaagagactttttaaaatataaaaagaagcTTGAAACAGAAGGGTATCATCctccagaagctgctggaaaatcTTAG